One genomic region from Arthrobacter pigmenti encodes:
- a CDS encoding ABC-F family ATP-binding cassette domain-containing protein, whose protein sequence is MTATLVAKALFGGHAHRTLFSNLDLTVTEGDVVGVVGANGAGKSTLLKLLAGVDEPLAGTVMTSPKDAFVGWLPQEHERTPRETVAQYISRRTGATAATVAMERAAEELGTTAKGADDRYAAALEHWLASGAADLEDRLPAVLADVAPGIAADSPVTGLSGGQLARVALAALLLSRFDVVLLDEPTNDLDLDGLARLEAFMRSLRGGAVLVSHDREFLARCVTTVVELDLAQNQVSVYDGGYDAFLEERAVAKRHAREAYEEFAEKKQDLVSRARTQREWSSQGVRNAMKKSPDSDKLRRRASMESSEKQAQKVRQMESRIARLDEVPEPRKEWQLQFSIGSAPRSSAVVATLNAAVARQGDFTLGPVSVQVNAGERIGITGPNGAGKSTLLRLLLGHQQPDDGAASLGASVAIGEIDQARGQLAEDASLAAAFEAAVPVLAQAEVRTLLAKFGLKADQTSARVGMLSPGERTRAGLALLQARGVNLLVLDEPTNHLDLPAIEQLEKALEDYTGALLLVTHDRRMLANVRLDARWDVNSGQVRVL, encoded by the coding sequence ATGACTGCAACCCTCGTGGCCAAAGCACTTTTCGGCGGCCACGCCCACCGCACCCTGTTCTCCAATCTGGACCTGACCGTCACGGAGGGCGACGTCGTAGGCGTCGTGGGAGCGAACGGTGCCGGCAAGTCCACGCTGCTGAAGCTGCTGGCCGGCGTCGACGAGCCACTGGCGGGCACGGTGATGACCTCGCCGAAGGACGCCTTCGTCGGCTGGCTCCCGCAGGAGCATGAACGTACCCCCAGAGAAACGGTGGCGCAGTACATATCCCGCCGGACCGGAGCCACCGCGGCTACCGTTGCGATGGAGCGCGCGGCTGAAGAGCTTGGCACAACCGCCAAGGGTGCTGACGACCGCTACGCCGCGGCGCTCGAGCACTGGCTCGCTTCGGGAGCCGCGGATTTGGAGGACCGGCTCCCGGCGGTCCTCGCCGACGTCGCGCCCGGCATCGCCGCCGATTCGCCGGTCACCGGACTCTCCGGCGGGCAGCTTGCCCGGGTTGCCCTGGCCGCGCTGTTGCTGAGCCGGTTCGACGTCGTCCTCCTGGACGAACCCACCAACGATCTGGACCTGGACGGCCTGGCCCGCCTCGAGGCGTTCATGCGCAGCCTCCGCGGCGGCGCAGTACTGGTTTCCCACGACCGCGAGTTCCTGGCGCGCTGCGTCACCACCGTGGTGGAACTGGACCTGGCACAGAACCAGGTGTCGGTGTACGACGGCGGGTACGACGCCTTCCTCGAAGAGCGCGCCGTGGCGAAACGGCATGCCCGCGAAGCGTATGAGGAGTTTGCCGAGAAGAAACAGGACCTTGTTTCACGCGCCCGGACGCAGCGCGAGTGGAGCTCCCAGGGTGTCCGGAATGCGATGAAGAAGAGCCCGGACAGTGACAAGCTGCGCCGCCGTGCCAGCATGGAGTCCTCCGAGAAGCAGGCCCAGAAGGTGCGGCAGATGGAGTCCCGGATTGCCCGGCTGGACGAGGTTCCGGAGCCGCGCAAGGAGTGGCAGCTGCAGTTCAGCATCGGCTCCGCTCCGCGCTCCAGCGCCGTGGTGGCAACGCTCAACGCCGCCGTTGCCCGGCAGGGCGACTTCACGCTGGGGCCGGTGTCAGTGCAGGTCAATGCGGGCGAGCGGATCGGCATCACGGGGCCCAACGGTGCAGGCAAGTCGACGCTGCTGCGCCTGTTGCTGGGGCATCAACAGCCCGACGACGGCGCCGCCTCCCTGGGCGCCAGCGTCGCGATCGGCGAAATCGACCAGGCTCGCGGGCAGCTTGCCGAGGACGCCTCTCTTGCCGCTGCTTTCGAAGCGGCTGTGCCGGTGCTGGCGCAAGCCGAGGTCCGCACCCTGCTGGCGAAGTTCGGGCTCAAGGCGGACCAGACCTCCGCCCGGGTGGGCATGCTCTCCCCCGGTGAACGTACCCGGGCCGGGCTTGCGCTGTTGCAGGCGCGCGGCGTGAACCTCCTGGTGCTGGACGAACCCACCAACCACCTCGACCTCCCCGCCATCGAGCAGCTCGAGAAAGCCCTTGAGGATTACACGGGAGCGCTGCTGCTGGTGACCCACGACCGCCGGATGCTCGCGAACGTGCGCCTCGACGCACGGTGGGACGTCAACAGCGGTCAGGTTCGGGTGCTGTAA
- the egtD gene encoding L-histidine N(alpha)-methyltransferase, with amino-acid sequence MLTNTDDGVHGPAEIAHYLPPHFLESSLRKDVLAGLTATPKSLPPKWFYDDRGSALFERITGLPEYYPTRAEREILERYAEDMAAELPADTLIELGSGSSSKTPLLISALLEQGRLQRYVSVDVSDAALLGAGDHLSETFPHLQLSPVAADFEHQLHVLPRDGQRMVAFLGGTIGNLDPEHRAEFLKDIHELLGSGGGSLLLGTDLVKPANILVPAYDDDAGVTADFNRNVLRVLNRELGADFDVEAFEHVAAWVPENRWIEMRLRATRPMLVTLPGVDLEVNFSDGEELRTEISAKFTRDGIADELEAAGFRIAGQWCDSEDRYAVTLAEAI; translated from the coding sequence TTGCTCACCAACACCGACGACGGCGTCCACGGCCCGGCCGAGATTGCCCATTACCTGCCGCCGCATTTCCTCGAGTCGTCCCTGCGCAAGGACGTGCTCGCCGGTCTGACGGCGACGCCGAAGTCGCTGCCCCCGAAGTGGTTCTACGACGACCGCGGCAGCGCACTGTTTGAACGCATCACAGGGCTTCCCGAGTATTACCCCACACGTGCCGAGCGGGAAATCCTTGAACGGTATGCGGAGGACATGGCCGCGGAATTGCCGGCGGACACGCTGATCGAACTCGGCTCAGGGTCCTCCAGCAAGACACCGCTGCTGATCTCGGCACTCCTGGAGCAGGGCCGCCTCCAGCGCTACGTCAGCGTGGACGTGAGCGACGCCGCGCTGCTGGGCGCCGGGGACCACCTCTCCGAGACCTTCCCACACCTTCAGCTGAGCCCGGTGGCTGCGGACTTCGAGCACCAGCTCCATGTCCTGCCGCGGGACGGGCAGCGCATGGTCGCGTTCCTGGGCGGCACGATCGGGAACCTCGATCCTGAGCACCGCGCAGAATTTCTGAAAGACATCCACGAGTTGTTGGGTTCCGGCGGCGGTTCGCTCCTGCTCGGAACGGACCTGGTCAAGCCAGCCAACATCCTGGTGCCCGCCTACGACGACGACGCCGGCGTCACAGCCGACTTCAACCGGAACGTACTGCGGGTGTTGAACCGTGAACTGGGTGCGGACTTCGACGTCGAAGCCTTCGAACACGTCGCCGCCTGGGTTCCGGAGAACAGGTGGATCGAAATGCGGCTGCGGGCCACCCGGCCCATGCTCGTCACCCTGCCCGGGGTTGACCTGGAGGTGAATTTCTCCGACGGGGAGGAGCTGCGCACCGAGATCTCGGCCAAATTCACACGGGACGGCATCGCGGATGAGCTCGAAGCTGCAGGCTTCCGCATCGCGGGGCAGTGGTGTGACTCCGAGGACCGGTACGCCGTGACCCTTGCCGAAGCGATCTAG
- the egtA gene encoding ergothioneine biosynthesis glutamate--cysteine ligase EgtA, with product MQTPLTEEDAEVYVAAVCFKTGPPGKVGVEVERTVHLETDSTVQVPVSQVREAVQLAGTQLPGGGVITFEPGGQLEISSACAEDLPGVIEATRRDLAFTAGLLEDAGLRFGDLALDPLRSPQRTLDHPRYAAMEQQFNRTGSAGRTMMCSTASLQVSLDAGSPGTGPLSAYHRWRHLHSLAPLLTAMFANSPFVNGRPSGWRSARQAAWLAIDSTRTTAPVCFADDPRQDWARYALDAKVLCIRPDDDGGTWLTPRDLTMRDWLRGAGPRAVTREDLDYHLTTLFPPVRPRGFLEVRVIDAQAGGDWEVVAAVVVALVEDPQAAALAAEACRDLPSLRIAARDGLSDPSLAQAALTCADAVWDALPRLGVDPETRARVATFIERYAARGRSPADACLAEWRRTGHMPMFAQGAWKEPLHDHHS from the coding sequence GTGCAGACGCCGTTGACCGAAGAGGACGCAGAAGTCTACGTAGCCGCAGTCTGTTTCAAGACAGGTCCTCCGGGGAAGGTAGGGGTCGAGGTGGAGCGCACGGTCCACCTCGAGACCGACTCAACGGTCCAGGTCCCCGTGTCCCAGGTGCGCGAGGCCGTGCAACTCGCGGGCACACAGCTCCCCGGCGGTGGGGTGATCACCTTCGAACCGGGCGGCCAGCTTGAAATCAGCTCCGCCTGCGCGGAAGACCTTCCCGGCGTTATCGAGGCCACCCGCCGGGATCTCGCGTTCACCGCCGGCCTGCTGGAGGACGCGGGGCTCCGGTTCGGCGACCTCGCCTTGGACCCGCTCCGCAGCCCGCAACGAACGCTCGATCATCCCCGCTACGCCGCAATGGAGCAGCAGTTCAACCGGACCGGTTCAGCAGGCCGGACGATGATGTGTTCCACCGCCTCCCTCCAGGTCTCCCTCGACGCCGGCTCACCCGGAACCGGCCCGCTCAGCGCCTACCACCGCTGGCGCCACCTGCATTCCCTGGCCCCTCTGCTGACGGCCATGTTCGCGAACTCACCGTTTGTGAACGGCCGCCCGAGCGGCTGGCGCAGCGCTCGCCAGGCCGCCTGGCTCGCCATCGACAGCACCCGGACGACGGCGCCGGTTTGCTTCGCGGACGACCCCCGGCAGGACTGGGCGCGGTACGCGCTCGACGCAAAGGTTCTGTGCATTAGACCCGACGACGACGGCGGCACCTGGCTCACACCCCGGGACCTCACGATGCGGGACTGGCTGCGCGGCGCGGGTCCGCGGGCCGTGACGCGTGAGGATCTCGATTACCACCTCACCACCCTGTTCCCGCCGGTGCGTCCGCGCGGGTTCCTCGAAGTGCGGGTGATCGACGCCCAGGCGGGCGGTGATTGGGAAGTGGTGGCCGCCGTCGTCGTCGCACTGGTGGAGGACCCGCAGGCTGCTGCCCTGGCAGCGGAGGCGTGCCGCGATCTTCCCTCGCTGCGGATAGCGGCCCGCGACGGATTGTCCGATCCCAGCCTTGCCCAAGCTGCACTTACATGCGCCGACGCGGTGTGGGACGCCCTGCCGCGGCTCGGCGTGGATCCGGAAACGAGGGCGCGGGTCGCCACATTCATTGAGCGCTACGCAGCCCGCGGTCGCAGCCCGGCCGATGCCTGCCTTGCCGAATGGCGGCGCACCGGGCACATGCCGATGTTTGCACAAGGCGCCTGGAAGGAGCCTCTCCATGACCACCACAGCTGA
- the egtB gene encoding ergothioneine biosynthesis protein EgtB, producing MTTTAEPLGSGDLRAELANRLERARNRTLALTDYDDGELVKQHSPLMSPLVWDLAHVGSQEELWLVRDVGGRLPLRCDIDEMYDAFQHSRSSRPSLPLLSPTESRQYIAEVRDKALDILDRTPLEGKPLLENGFAFGMIVQHEQQHAETMLATHQLRDGERILPETPLPDTRGLAELPAEVLVPAGPFTMGTSIERWALDNERPAHVLDLAAYWIDTTPVTNGEYQQFMEAGGYDNAAWWHPDGWQHRNETGLHAPKYWHRTDGNWVRKRFGAVEPVPADEPVQHVCWYEADAYARWAGRRLPTEAEWEKAARYDPDSGRSRRYPWGDEDPAPDHANLGGAALRPAPAGSYPDGASARGVRQLIGDVWEWVSSDFEPYPGFNVFPYEEYSQVFFGPDYKVLRGGSWATDPAAARATFRNWDYPIRRQIFAGFRTARDASLSESA from the coding sequence ATGACCACCACAGCTGAACCCCTGGGCAGCGGGGATCTCCGCGCGGAACTGGCCAATCGGCTTGAGCGCGCCCGGAACCGGACGCTCGCACTGACCGATTACGACGACGGCGAGCTGGTGAAGCAGCATTCGCCCCTGATGTCGCCGCTGGTCTGGGACCTCGCGCATGTGGGCAGCCAGGAGGAGTTGTGGCTGGTGCGTGATGTCGGCGGGCGGCTGCCGCTGCGCTGCGACATCGACGAGATGTACGACGCCTTCCAGCACTCCCGGAGTAGCCGTCCCAGCCTTCCGCTGCTCTCGCCCACCGAGTCGCGGCAGTACATCGCGGAGGTCCGCGACAAGGCACTGGACATCCTGGACCGCACGCCCCTGGAGGGCAAGCCGCTGCTGGAAAACGGGTTCGCGTTCGGCATGATCGTCCAGCACGAGCAGCAGCACGCCGAGACGATGCTTGCCACCCACCAGCTTCGCGACGGCGAACGCATCCTCCCGGAGACTCCGCTGCCTGACACGCGCGGACTCGCCGAGCTGCCCGCGGAGGTGCTGGTGCCTGCCGGGCCGTTCACCATGGGCACCTCGATCGAACGCTGGGCGCTGGACAACGAGCGGCCCGCCCATGTGCTGGACCTCGCGGCCTACTGGATCGACACCACCCCCGTGACCAATGGTGAGTACCAGCAGTTCATGGAGGCCGGCGGGTACGACAACGCCGCATGGTGGCACCCGGACGGTTGGCAGCACCGGAACGAGACCGGCCTGCACGCGCCGAAGTACTGGCACCGTACGGATGGCAACTGGGTCCGGAAGCGGTTCGGCGCCGTCGAGCCCGTTCCGGCAGACGAGCCCGTGCAGCACGTGTGTTGGTACGAGGCGGACGCTTACGCCCGCTGGGCGGGCCGGCGCCTGCCCACCGAAGCCGAATGGGAGAAGGCCGCGCGCTACGATCCGGACAGCGGTCGCTCCCGCCGGTACCCGTGGGGCGATGAGGACCCCGCCCCGGACCACGCGAACCTCGGGGGAGCGGCGCTGCGCCCGGCTCCGGCCGGTTCCTATCCCGACGGCGCGTCGGCCCGCGGCGTCCGACAGCTCATAGGTGACGTGTGGGAGTGGGTATCCAGCGACTTCGAGCCGTACCCCGGCTTCAACGTCTTCCCCTATGAGGAGTACAGCCAGGTCTTCTTCGGCCCCGACTACAAGGTGCTGCGCGGCGGGTCCTGGGCCACCGACCCGGCGGCCGCCCGGGCGACCTTCCGGAACTGGGACTATCCCATCCGCCGGCAGATCTTCGCGGGGTTCCGGACCGCACGCGACGCCTCTTTGTCAGAGTCGGCGTAG
- the egtC gene encoding ergothioneine biosynthesis protein EgtC, producing the protein MCRHLAFLGPPTSLATLLLVPEHGLLTQSWAPREQRFGAVNADGFGVGWYAAGDPRPARYRRAVPMWADPSFADIARVTTTTAALAAVRSATVGTTQDESASAPYTDGKWLFSHNGRIHGWPSAVEPLVNAIPASRLLTMEAHVDSALVWALVLEALAAGENPDAALAGTVRKVLAHAEARVNLLLTDGRTITATAAGDTLYWRSGPDGVFVASEPSDDGPGWNSVPDNSVLTATADGVDVRPL; encoded by the coding sequence GTGTGCCGCCACCTGGCGTTCCTCGGGCCGCCGACCTCGCTCGCCACGCTTCTGCTCGTCCCCGAGCATGGGCTGCTCACGCAGTCCTGGGCGCCGCGGGAACAACGGTTCGGAGCAGTCAACGCCGACGGATTCGGTGTCGGCTGGTATGCGGCGGGCGATCCACGCCCCGCCCGCTACCGCCGCGCAGTACCGATGTGGGCAGACCCTTCCTTCGCTGACATCGCCAGGGTCACGACGACGACGGCGGCACTCGCGGCGGTGCGGTCGGCCACCGTGGGAACAACCCAGGACGAATCAGCCTCCGCACCGTACACGGACGGTAAGTGGCTCTTCAGTCACAACGGGCGCATTCACGGCTGGCCGTCGGCCGTCGAGCCGCTCGTCAACGCCATTCCCGCCTCGCGGCTCCTGACGATGGAGGCACATGTTGATTCGGCGTTGGTCTGGGCGCTGGTGCTGGAGGCGCTTGCCGCCGGCGAGAATCCGGACGCGGCGCTCGCCGGAACCGTCCGCAAGGTGCTGGCCCATGCCGAGGCACGGGTGAACCTGCTACTGACGGATGGACGGACCATCACGGCGACTGCCGCGGGGGACACGCTCTACTGGCGCTCCGGACCGGACGGGGTGTTTGTGGCCAGCGAACCGTCCGACGACGGCCCGGGATGGAACAGCGTGCCGGACAATTCCGTGCTCACGGCGACGGCGGACGGTGTTGACGTCCGGCCGCTGTGA
- a CDS encoding ribbon-helix-helix domain-containing protein, producing the protein MKLSVSLPDEDVAILDEFARSTGLPSRSAALHHAVGMLRLPELERDYEAAWDDWEASGDHATWDATAADGVADAAR; encoded by the coding sequence ATGAAACTCAGCGTCAGTCTGCCGGATGAGGACGTGGCAATCCTCGACGAGTTCGCTCGCTCAACAGGCCTTCCATCGAGATCCGCCGCGTTGCATCACGCCGTCGGAATGCTGCGCCTTCCCGAGCTCGAGCGGGACTATGAGGCCGCTTGGGATGACTGGGAAGCATCAGGCGATCACGCGACGTGGGATGCGACTGCGGCTGACGGGGTCGCCGATGCTGCGCGGTGA
- a CDS encoding type II toxin-antitoxin system PemK/MazF family toxin yields the protein MLRGEIRLADLDPVRGSEANKRRPVVVVSNDRANSVAARLGRGVVTIVPITSNTDRIFPFQALLRAVATGLRQDSKAQAEQVRSITVERLGAALGQVPASVMAQLDDALRLHLQL from the coding sequence ATGCTGCGCGGTGAGATCCGGCTGGCCGACCTGGACCCCGTCCGCGGAAGCGAAGCCAACAAGCGACGCCCCGTTGTAGTCGTCAGCAACGACCGTGCAAACTCGGTCGCTGCTCGGCTCGGCCGCGGGGTGGTCACAATCGTACCCATCACCAGCAACACCGACCGGATCTTTCCCTTTCAGGCTCTGTTGCGGGCGGTCGCGACCGGGTTGCGGCAGGATTCTAAGGCTCAGGCCGAGCAGGTCCGCTCGATCACGGTCGAGCGGCTGGGTGCCGCCCTCGGGCAGGTTCCGGCCAGCGTCATGGCACAGCTCGACGATGCTCTGCGACTGCACTTACAGCTGTAG